Proteins encoded together in one Thermococcus gammatolerans EJ3 window:
- a CDS encoding PEGA domain-containing protein, with protein sequence MKQNRKTTWHIAILIGVLVLVSTAPLEHPAEASNTSIQGYVDALKSAFRELTDRDLQGTVEVTPGSGFEIDPNAKVVKVGADEFTKSYHGIIGGRGFYLVAYGLVNLSIPNLPGNGADPLWHFNLTLKKGEFKTELATEVVTYWLLEKVGSYNGVNLKKIAEYRKSEVISEYKKIGKAKQVEWLFKYLNDKTIKDVITGVYWGDYPDVYGWTCKSSLLYREIKKTYPYVKPPVPLSSPKKIEHDSCLINVLPIYHLGIKLGNEKLSYTVILFNHTSREYIIGINKTSSGYTVGLWIKYLNMTTLEVKPLWFDSSEKLTLTFVDGYNLTISSADVGKTFTTPLAGGFWELEYLDLYLHSYWWGIHEVHKPKLKWYDHKGYVIIEEYLSSLAGDSLRASLNVSAWSDKMLKIEMLYLVDSSYKQEIDYGNATVNLTLEDIGKTFILDRETGLVVGLQGEALPGWSFVGNTRIDPRKGVIILTPDEWGRRGAAWFDKPVDLSRPFTATIIFYAGHKGGADGIAVGFQARGLDALGGSGGDCGFKGITPAVGFKLWEYKEKVTFVDDGNEEDVTGGVSFADGKEHVLKLSWNPTTKSLTLEVDGHVYASRTIDLNAKFGSAKVYFGVTAATGGRTNLHYFVPADEFMLAAVPEKAKTMLSTLSGLGRDTIELAPIVSDMETALKEENYRKVLQDYYTFRTQLVRRTLPEIKENLKDTLIVQQMNISSIALDALVQAIKKAAFEGDVVSALNYSESAHNLALNMSEQKIAEMIREINKLKEQLREHGVSVSSMDEKISSIEELRKEGRYVEACRVAASLETKLREVLNMTLMVEERITGLQSLYKASKIGEISEDEFNAGIARAKELMREWKFSEAMRVLSDLEKKIMPWQLVGDAYFDNSTGVIVLTPDQASKRGAAWFKYQVNLSRPFKAILMFYAGRQSGGDGIAVGFQSLGPKAIGGYGSDCGFRGISRAVGFKLWELNREIYLVTPGGERKLADVSFADGKEHKMTIYWDPKTKTLTLEVDGRNYTQVNVDIPALLGSETAYFGVSAGNGAAHNLHYFVPLALYVPGEMKAKLKITGTPEGAEVYINGTLKGKIPVELTLKPGKYSITIRKEGYNEKSLTITLKPGESRELSVALEKVQTSTTSVVRTTTSSTTHREHSTTSTTTTTSKTGETSSTTENTGTSSSSKSGGGICGPAWLVLLVLLPVLARRRR encoded by the coding sequence GTGAAACAGAATAGGAAAACAACTTGGCATATTGCAATCCTGATTGGGGTTCTGGTGCTGGTGAGCACTGCTCCTCTGGAGCACCCAGCCGAAGCTTCAAACACATCCATTCAGGGATACGTGGATGCCCTTAAAAGCGCGTTCCGCGAGCTTACCGACAGGGATCTCCAGGGCACCGTCGAGGTAACTCCAGGCTCAGGGTTTGAAATAGATCCCAACGCAAAAGTCGTGAAAGTTGGGGCCGACGAGTTCACGAAGTCCTACCACGGTATCATTGGGGGCAGGGGCTTCTACCTGGTCGCCTACGGGCTGGTCAACCTCTCCATCCCCAACCTGCCCGGAAACGGCGCAGATCCCCTGTGGCACTTCAACCTTACGTTGAAGAAGGGCGAATTCAAAACCGAACTCGCCACTGAGGTCGTGACCTACTGGCTCCTCGAGAAAGTCGGAAGCTACAATGGGGTCAACCTGAAGAAGATCGCAGAGTACAGGAAGAGTGAGGTGATAAGCGAGTACAAAAAGATCGGAAAGGCCAAGCAGGTGGAGTGGCTCTTCAAGTACCTCAACGACAAGACGATCAAGGACGTCATTACCGGTGTGTACTGGGGAGACTATCCGGACGTTTACGGCTGGACGTGCAAGAGCTCCCTCCTGTACAGGGAGATCAAGAAAACCTATCCCTACGTCAAACCGCCCGTCCCGCTCTCAAGCCCAAAGAAGATAGAGCATGACTCCTGCCTGATAAACGTTCTGCCGATCTACCACCTTGGAATAAAGCTCGGCAACGAAAAGCTCTCCTACACGGTAATCCTCTTCAACCACACCTCGCGGGAGTATATAATCGGAATAAACAAGACCTCTTCGGGCTACACAGTCGGCCTTTGGATAAAGTACCTCAACATGACGACACTGGAGGTAAAGCCCCTCTGGTTCGACTCGTCCGAAAAGCTCACCCTGACTTTCGTCGACGGATACAACCTCACTATCAGCTCCGCTGACGTCGGGAAGACCTTCACAACTCCTCTCGCTGGTGGATTCTGGGAGTTGGAGTATCTGGATCTGTACTTACACTCCTATTGGTGGGGAATTCATGAGGTGCACAAACCTAAGCTCAAGTGGTATGATCACAAGGGATACGTTATCATAGAAGAGTACCTCTCCAGCCTTGCTGGCGACTCTCTGAGAGCATCCTTAAACGTCTCAGCCTGGAGTGATAAGATGCTCAAAATTGAAATGCTCTACCTCGTGGACAGCAGCTACAAGCAGGAGATTGACTACGGAAACGCCACAGTCAACCTAACGCTTGAAGACATCGGGAAGACTTTCATACTTGATAGGGAGACGGGACTCGTGGTAGGGCTTCAAGGCGAAGCACTTCCAGGATGGAGCTTTGTGGGGAACACAAGAATCGATCCGAGGAAAGGGGTCATAATTCTCACCCCCGACGAGTGGGGAAGGAGGGGTGCGGCCTGGTTCGATAAGCCAGTTGACCTCTCCCGGCCCTTCACGGCAACCATAATATTCTACGCCGGACACAAAGGAGGAGCGGATGGAATTGCGGTTGGCTTTCAAGCCAGAGGACTTGACGCCCTTGGAGGGAGTGGAGGCGACTGCGGTTTCAAGGGCATCACCCCGGCCGTTGGGTTCAAGCTCTGGGAGTACAAAGAAAAGGTAACCTTCGTGGACGATGGAAACGAGGAAGACGTTACCGGGGGAGTTTCCTTCGCCGACGGGAAGGAGCACGTGCTCAAGCTTTCATGGAACCCGACAACGAAGAGCCTCACCCTTGAGGTCGACGGCCACGTCTATGCCAGCAGAACTATCGATCTGAACGCAAAGTTCGGATCCGCAAAGGTGTACTTTGGAGTTACCGCGGCAACGGGTGGAAGAACAAACCTTCACTACTTCGTGCCGGCCGATGAGTTCATGCTCGCCGCCGTGCCTGAAAAGGCAAAGACAATGCTCTCCACTTTGAGTGGACTCGGGCGGGATACCATCGAGCTCGCCCCTATTGTCAGCGATATGGAAACCGCTCTAAAGGAAGAAAACTACCGGAAGGTGCTCCAGGACTATTACACCTTCAGAACTCAACTGGTTAGAAGGACTCTTCCAGAGATAAAGGAGAACCTCAAGGACACCCTTATTGTCCAGCAGATGAACATCTCCTCGATAGCACTTGATGCGCTGGTACAGGCCATTAAGAAGGCGGCGTTTGAGGGGGACGTGGTCTCAGCCCTTAACTACTCCGAATCCGCCCACAACCTTGCGCTCAATATGAGCGAGCAGAAGATCGCGGAGATGATCCGGGAGATCAACAAGCTCAAGGAGCAGCTGAGGGAACACGGGGTCTCGGTGTCTTCAATGGACGAGAAGATAAGCTCAATAGAGGAGCTCAGAAAAGAGGGCAGATACGTGGAGGCGTGCCGCGTTGCCGCATCGCTCGAGACAAAACTCAGGGAAGTACTCAACATGACCCTCATGGTGGAGGAGAGGATAACGGGCCTCCAGAGCCTCTACAAAGCCTCAAAGATCGGGGAGATCAGTGAGGATGAGTTCAACGCCGGAATAGCCCGGGCCAAAGAGCTCATGAGGGAGTGGAAGTTCAGCGAGGCCATGAGGGTCCTCTCGGATCTGGAGAAGAAGATAATGCCCTGGCAGCTTGTTGGAGATGCGTACTTTGACAACTCTACAGGTGTAATAGTTCTTACACCCGATCAGGCCTCCAAGAGAGGAGCTGCTTGGTTCAAATACCAGGTGAACCTCTCTAGGCCATTCAAGGCGATCTTGATGTTCTACGCTGGAAGGCAGAGTGGAGGTGACGGAATCGCGGTCGGCTTCCAGTCTCTGGGTCCCAAAGCCATCGGAGGATATGGAAGCGATTGTGGTTTCCGCGGCATAAGCAGGGCCGTTGGGTTCAAGCTCTGGGAGTTAAACAGGGAAATCTACCTCGTTACTCCCGGAGGAGAAAGGAAGCTCGCTGACGTCAGCTTCGCGGACGGTAAGGAACACAAAATGACCATCTACTGGGATCCAAAGACCAAGACTCTGACCCTCGAAGTTGACGGCAGGAACTACACCCAGGTGAACGTAGACATTCCGGCGTTGCTTGGCTCCGAAACGGCCTACTTCGGCGTCAGCGCCGGCAACGGGGCCGCCCACAACCTCCACTACTTCGTACCACTTGCCCTGTACGTTCCAGGGGAAATGAAGGCGAAACTCAAGATAACAGGAACCCCTGAGGGAGCCGAAGTCTACATCAACGGAACACTTAAGGGCAAGATTCCGGTCGAACTCACGCTCAAGCCCGGCAAATACTCGATCACCATTAGAAAGGAGGGTTACAATGAGAAGAGCCTGACCATCACACTGAAACCCGGGGAGAGCAGGGAACTCAGTGTAGCCCTCGAGAAGGTTCAGACTTCAACGACTTCCGTCGTCAGGACCACGACCTCTTCCACCACGCACAGGGAACACTCGACGACCTCAACGACCACAACCACCTCCAAGACTGGAGAAACGAGCTCGACTACAGAAAACACCGGCACGAGCAGCAGCTCAAAGAGTGGTGGCGGCATTTGCGGGCCTGCCTGGCTCGTACTGCTCGTACTGTTGCCCGTACTCGCAAGGAGGAGGCGCTGA
- the pdo gene encoding protein disulfide oxidoreductase: MGLISDADKKIIKEEFFSKMTNPVKIIGFTGKEHCQYCDQLKQLVQELSELTDKLTYEFYDFDTEEGRKVAEQYRIDRAPAVTITHDGKDVGVRFFGLPAGHEFSAFLEDIVDVSNMTTDLMPESKEALAKIDRDVRILVFVTPTCPYCPLAVRMAHKFAIENTNAGKGRILGDMVEAIEYPEWADQYSVMAVPKIVIQVDGEDKVQFEGAYPEKMFMEKLLAALE; the protein is encoded by the coding sequence ATGGGACTGATTAGCGATGCCGATAAGAAGATCATAAAGGAGGAGTTCTTCTCCAAAATGACGAACCCCGTCAAGATCATTGGTTTCACCGGAAAGGAGCACTGCCAGTACTGCGACCAGCTCAAGCAGCTCGTCCAGGAGTTAAGCGAGCTCACCGACAAGCTCACCTACGAGTTCTACGACTTCGACACCGAAGAAGGCAGGAAGGTAGCCGAGCAGTACCGGATTGACCGCGCTCCGGCCGTTACGATAACCCACGACGGAAAGGACGTCGGCGTTAGGTTCTTTGGCCTTCCGGCCGGCCATGAGTTCAGCGCTTTCCTTGAGGACATAGTCGACGTCAGCAACATGACCACCGACCTCATGCCCGAGAGCAAGGAGGCACTTGCGAAGATTGACAGGGACGTCAGGATACTCGTCTTCGTAACGCCAACCTGCCCCTACTGTCCGCTGGCAGTTAGAATGGCCCACAAGTTTGCCATCGAAAACACCAACGCCGGCAAGGGCAGGATACTCGGCGACATGGTCGAGGCGATTGAATACCCCGAGTGGGCCGACCAGTACAGCGTCATGGCCGTTCCGAAGATAGTCATCCAGGTGGACGGAGAGGACAAGGTTCAGTTCGAGGGAGCTTACCCCGAGAAGATGTTCATGGAGAAGCTCCTCGCGGCTCTGGAGTGA
- the surR gene encoding sulfur metabolism transcriptional regulator SurR — MPEKEPDLFYILGNKVRRDLLSHLTCTECYFSFLSSKVSVSSTAVAKHLKIMEREGILKSYEREGPFIGPARKYYNINIAKTYVVTITPNIFWYRGLDLGEGSEVPIELPEELKNLGGMVLTFRDLSKKLEEVLRELQAIESQRNRLMAMIKETYLKEIGDMTQLAILHYVLLNGSATVDELSDRLNLKEREVLQKASELDRFVPLRIKDGVITIDDERLKAKLGGEGDAGED; from the coding sequence ATGCCTGAGAAAGAGCCGGACTTGTTTTATATCCTCGGGAACAAGGTGAGGCGCGACTTGCTGAGCCACCTCACGTGCACCGAGTGCTACTTCAGCTTTCTGAGCAGCAAGGTCAGCGTTTCCTCAACTGCCGTTGCCAAGCACCTTAAAATAATGGAGCGCGAGGGAATCTTAAAATCCTACGAGCGGGAGGGACCCTTCATAGGGCCCGCGAGGAAGTACTACAACATAAACATCGCCAAGACGTACGTCGTCACGATTACCCCCAACATCTTCTGGTACCGTGGGCTCGACCTGGGCGAGGGATCGGAAGTCCCAATAGAGCTCCCGGAGGAGCTTAAAAACCTCGGGGGGATGGTTCTAACCTTCAGGGACTTAAGCAAAAAGCTTGAGGAAGTCCTCAGGGAGCTCCAGGCGATAGAGAGCCAGCGGAACAGGCTCATGGCGATGATCAAAGAGACATACCTCAAGGAAATCGGTGACATGACCCAGCTGGCAATCCTCCACTACGTTCTCCTCAACGGCTCGGCCACCGTTGACGAGCTCAGCGACAGGCTCAACCTCAAGGAGAGGGAGGTGCTTCAGAAGGCGAGCGAGCTGGACAGGTTCGTTCCGTTAAGAATAAAAGACGGCGTTATAACGATAGATGACGAAAGGCTGAAGGCAAAGCTCGGCGGTGAAGGCGATGCCGGAGAAGATTAA
- a CDS encoding DUF362 domain-containing protein, with translation MPEKIKIVVNEDRCYLCGGCAGVCPTLAIEVHSSGWEFLQDKCISCRICINACPVGALSAEPLEVKA, from the coding sequence ATGCCGGAGAAGATTAAAATCGTTGTTAACGAAGACCGCTGTTATCTCTGCGGTGGTTGCGCCGGGGTCTGCCCGACGTTGGCGATAGAGGTGCACTCGAGCGGCTGGGAGTTTCTGCAGGACAAGTGCATAAGTTGCAGGATATGCATCAACGCCTGTCCGGTTGGAGCGCTGAGCGCCGAGCCCCTGGAGGTGAAAGCATGA
- a CDS encoding geranylgeranyl reductase family protein: MSWKYDVVVVGAGIAGPIVARNVARAGFSVLLIDKKWAIGTPKQCAEGISIKVFEKYDIPYDKRFINREIYGAKLYSPSGYELEMRYKDVSGVILERKVFDKMLAYYAAKAGADVLARTEALDVIRKDGKVVGIKAKHEDEPIEIYADVIVAADGVESTIARKAGINTYAPPHEFDSSYEYEMLIEGFDPDLIHLWFGNEIAPRGYVWVFPKDEDRANVGIGINSDNPQTAKYYLDKWLKENNIPAKKLLEINVGVVPVGGFVKELVKNNVLVVGDAARQVNPMHGGGMAEAMEAGTIASKWIVKALEEENLSLLQNYTKEWWETDGKRLEKVLKVRRVTEKLTDEDLDLFIQVLSGADAEKIAGGDYGEVIKALLKHPKVLMSKRRLSLLKSLL, encoded by the coding sequence ATGAGCTGGAAGTACGATGTCGTCGTCGTTGGGGCAGGAATAGCAGGGCCCATAGTCGCCAGAAACGTTGCCAGGGCAGGTTTTTCTGTCCTGCTCATTGATAAAAAGTGGGCGATAGGCACTCCAAAGCAGTGCGCCGAGGGCATAAGCATAAAGGTCTTTGAGAAGTACGACATTCCCTACGACAAGCGCTTCATCAACCGCGAGATTTACGGAGCAAAACTCTACTCCCCGAGCGGTTACGAGCTTGAGATGAGGTACAAGGACGTCAGCGGTGTTATCCTCGAGAGGAAGGTCTTCGACAAGATGCTCGCCTACTACGCCGCCAAAGCTGGAGCCGACGTTCTCGCGAGAACTGAGGCCTTAGACGTCATAAGGAAAGATGGAAAGGTCGTTGGAATCAAGGCCAAGCACGAGGACGAGCCGATTGAGATTTACGCCGACGTTATCGTCGCGGCTGACGGCGTTGAGAGCACGATAGCGAGGAAAGCCGGCATAAACACCTACGCCCCACCGCATGAGTTCGATTCGAGCTACGAATATGAGATGCTCATCGAGGGATTCGACCCCGATTTAATCCACCTCTGGTTCGGCAACGAGATAGCACCTCGCGGTTACGTCTGGGTCTTCCCGAAGGACGAGGACAGGGCCAACGTGGGAATTGGAATTAACTCCGACAACCCGCAGACGGCCAAGTACTACCTCGACAAGTGGCTGAAGGAGAACAACATACCAGCTAAGAAGCTCCTCGAAATAAACGTCGGAGTCGTCCCGGTTGGAGGCTTCGTCAAGGAGCTCGTCAAGAACAACGTCCTCGTCGTCGGCGATGCAGCAAGGCAGGTCAACCCGATGCACGGCGGCGGAATGGCGGAGGCGATGGAAGCGGGAACGATAGCGAGCAAGTGGATAGTCAAGGCCCTCGAAGAGGAGAACCTCTCCCTGCTCCAGAACTACACCAAGGAGTGGTGGGAGACCGACGGAAAGAGGCTTGAAAAGGTTCTAAAGGTCAGGCGCGTTACCGAGAAGCTCACGGATGAAGACCTCGACCTCTTCATACAGGTTCTCAGCGGAGCAGATGCGGAGAAGATAGCCGGCGGAGACTACGGAGAGGTCATAAAAGCCCTCCTCAAGCATCCGAAGGTCCTCATGAGCAAGAGAAGGCTGAGCCTTCTTAAAAGCCTTCTCTAA